Proteins from one Flavobacterium sp. N2038 genomic window:
- a CDS encoding SH3 domain-containing protein, producing MKFLRYIYVVVSIIFLSSCNGQQKEKTICINKDVAVKIISELTEVKEYQKFIDSLSQHKKGVSYMIDDEKIKGEDYYQIKTGYNGKLHWETYNIFYINKRDCNKIYIDDILSGDRIAIEEWRKKSKSKKNNIKTKEELFSELFNEGSNIDFTPNDLKDDKPNIKEFKQKLDLFENQQPTSQDFDIDHLNLLINNEVFTNNEKYINSSWLAYFIKKYKIESSKIFALMKLAISQEDYNAVKIIIDNSLYIVSLKDLETAKQKNKYVESLHGKIDLDEYYDPTHSKIKEISVLLNKSYDLNKIKDVDGYTNLRKEKNSASEVLQKIKTGEKINVLDNTDGDWYLILTNEGKKGYVHKSRIVSN from the coding sequence ATGAAATTTCTTAGATACATATATGTAGTAGTAAGTATAATATTTTTGAGTAGTTGTAATGGACAGCAAAAAGAGAAAACTATTTGTATTAACAAAGATGTAGCGGTTAAAATTATTTCCGAATTGACTGAAGTTAAAGAATATCAAAAATTCATTGATTCCCTTTCTCAACATAAAAAAGGAGTTTCCTATATGATTGATGATGAAAAAATAAAAGGTGAAGATTACTATCAAATAAAAACTGGATATAATGGAAAATTGCATTGGGAGACATATAATATTTTTTATATAAATAAGAGAGACTGCAATAAAATATATATTGATGACATACTATCGGGTGATAGGATAGCAATAGAAGAATGGAGAAAAAAGAGTAAGTCTAAAAAAAATAATATAAAAACTAAAGAAGAATTATTTTCAGAATTATTTAATGAAGGGAGTAACATTGATTTTACTCCTAATGATTTAAAAGACGATAAACCTAATATAAAAGAATTCAAACAAAAATTAGATTTATTTGAAAATCAACAGCCAACATCTCAAGATTTTGACATTGATCATTTGAATTTACTTATAAACAATGAGGTATTTACAAATAATGAAAAATATATTAATAGCAGTTGGTTGGCTTATTTTATTAAAAAATATAAAATAGAATCTAGTAAAATTTTTGCTTTGATGAAGTTGGCTATTTCTCAAGAGGATTATAATGCCGTTAAAATAATAATTGACAATTCATTATATATAGTTTCACTTAAAGATTTAGAGACTGCAAAACAAAAAAATAAATATGTAGAGTCATTACATGGGAAAATAGATTTAGATGAATACTATGACCCTACTCATTCAAAAATTAAAGAAATATCGGTATTGCTGAATAAAAGTTATGATTTGAATAAAATAAAAGATGTTGATGGTTATACTAACCTAAGAAAGGAAAAAAACTCGGCATCTGAGGTACTACAAAAAATAAAAACCGGAGAGAAAATTAATGTTTTGGATAATACTGATGGAGATTGGTATTTAATACTTACTAATGAAGGTAAAAAGGGGTATGTTCATAAGAGTAGAATTGTATCTAATTAA
- a CDS encoding DUF4280 domain-containing protein, whose product MSEKHIVVQGATLKCKFSVEPKTDILKVKSQQKHYANDKDAEKKLIASDKDIGQTLEKNTFGKCKMQPNGSGDYLPCKATITKWSAMYDKVTLSNKGKILLEDSKATCPVGGPDCIEVEKHGQKAEAGKQNAKRAKPQVNNQINPLVNTTEFKESLEESDSICK is encoded by the coding sequence ATGAGTGAGAAACATATAGTAGTTCAGGGAGCCACACTAAAATGTAAGTTTAGTGTAGAACCGAAAACAGATATATTAAAAGTAAAATCGCAGCAAAAGCATTATGCTAATGATAAAGATGCAGAGAAAAAACTTATTGCCAGTGATAAAGACATCGGACAGACTCTGGAGAAAAATACTTTTGGAAAATGCAAAATGCAGCCAAACGGAAGTGGAGATTATTTGCCTTGTAAAGCCACAATTACAAAATGGAGTGCCATGTATGATAAAGTTACATTATCAAACAAAGGCAAAATATTATTAGAAGACAGTAAGGCAACTTGTCCTGTAGGAGGCCCGGATTGCATAGAAGTTGAAAAGCACGGACAAAAAGCAGAAGCGGGAAAGCAAAATGCCAAGAGAGCCAAACCACAGGTAAATAACCAAATTAATCCGTTGGTGAATACAACTGAGTTTAAGGAAAGTTTAGAAGAGAGTGATTCTATTTGTAAATAA
- a CDS encoding LysM peptidoglycan-binding domain-containing protein: MYYIDKSEKSSYDKFRTYKIKKGDTLASVARDLGIEADELRWYHNMYCEIPDLIEADFKGYLEFLILAPEKPIDAPKEEIEKKLQKVSLASIYKLPFIAEKINKEYKVQYTTVVGDEVDTLETEVSVKWLASDKNNFHLFEINRGVIYINNAIPDTVMDELAAKTAEVIYPLKIVVDESGKWVDIYNYDEIERRWKDTKNAILDYYEGEVTDNYIEHTEYALESAETLLKSLASDYFLRTFFNGIHVGYTSRYTFQNEVFFPLEKDEESKFEVEQKIDPVLDESNLVRVEQQGDYVDSGSEASFGFEPWKGKFKALYLLDEHSYCIEKINLECNIEYDEIIKVIIQIESFKKEETQI; the protein is encoded by the coding sequence ATGTATTATATAGATAAATCTGAAAAGTCATCGTACGATAAATTCCGTACCTATAAAATCAAGAAAGGAGATACACTTGCTAGTGTAGCAAGAGATCTTGGCATTGAGGCTGATGAACTTAGATGGTATCATAATATGTATTGTGAAATTCCTGATCTGATTGAAGCTGATTTTAAAGGTTATCTGGAATTTTTGATTCTGGCTCCGGAAAAACCTATTGATGCGCCAAAAGAGGAAATAGAAAAGAAACTGCAAAAAGTAAGTTTGGCAAGTATCTATAAGTTGCCTTTTATTGCAGAAAAGATTAATAAAGAGTACAAAGTTCAATATACTACTGTAGTTGGTGATGAAGTAGATACACTCGAAACGGAAGTGAGCGTAAAATGGCTAGCCTCTGATAAAAATAATTTTCATTTGTTTGAGATAAACAGAGGAGTTATTTATATCAATAATGCTATACCAGATACCGTTATGGATGAACTGGCAGCAAAAACGGCAGAAGTTATATATCCGTTAAAAATTGTAGTTGATGAATCTGGTAAATGGGTCGATATCTACAATTATGATGAGATCGAAAGGCGTTGGAAGGATACAAAGAATGCAATTTTAGATTATTATGAAGGAGAAGTCACAGACAACTATATTGAACATACAGAGTATGCTTTAGAAAGTGCCGAAACATTATTAAAATCACTTGCTTCGGATTATTTTTTAAGAACCTTTTTTAACGGAATTCATGTAGGTTATACATCGAGGTATACATTTCAAAATGAAGTTTTTTTTCCATTAGAGAAAGATGAGGAATCTAAGTTTGAAGTAGAACAGAAAATTGATCCGGTTTTAGATGAATCAAATCTGGTAAGAGTAGAGCAGCAAGGAGACTATGTAGATTCCGGAAGTGAGGCCAGTTTTGGATTTGAACCCTGGAAAGGAAAATTTAAAGCTTTGTATTTGCTTGATGAACATAGCTATTGTATCGAAAAGATAAACTTAGAATGCAATATCGAGTATGATGAAATAATAAAAGTGATTATACAAATTGAGTCTTTTAAAAAAGAGGAAACTCAAATTTAA
- a CDS encoding TssN family type VI secretion system protein: MVKKHLLALVDVRLIVFLVVIVAVSFILTMVFSDKVKEFAVQYKRKFYIYIFSFVLIYALVAFLGYNKLFTELSDEFLFYQIASLLFGILNVYLYRWYFNEFNLKATVGIELLFSFLITLYSSVLFVIIYTALNGIALTFLMCSHFLVFIVPTGVYAVFNYMMQIPPKEYVTWRIPERKDPFPEIENVQMKDLLLITLLIQKKESDTKYTSIRSKGPVRIDFGALFYHTVSGYNEHNADSKIDLTDNGGNCNWVFFLQPKWYETAKYVDAKYTLGMNGITENSVIICKRQKVAEIKVNKKGDQKDPGFMYEPKTENKEKEKVKEKELVV; this comes from the coding sequence ATGGTAAAAAAGCATTTATTAGCCCTTGTTGATGTTAGGCTTATTGTATTTTTAGTCGTAATTGTTGCGGTTAGTTTTATACTGACCATGGTTTTTAGCGATAAAGTAAAAGAATTTGCAGTACAGTATAAGAGAAAATTTTACATCTATATTTTCTCCTTTGTATTGATATATGCACTCGTTGCATTTTTGGGATACAATAAATTATTTACAGAGTTATCAGACGAATTTCTATTTTATCAAATTGCATCACTGCTCTTTGGAATCCTGAATGTTTACCTGTATCGATGGTATTTTAATGAGTTTAATCTAAAAGCTACTGTTGGGATAGAATTATTGTTTTCTTTCTTAATAACACTTTATTCAAGTGTATTATTTGTAATTATTTATACGGCATTAAACGGTATTGCTTTAACTTTTTTAATGTGTTCTCATTTTCTGGTATTTATCGTGCCAACAGGAGTTTATGCGGTTTTTAATTATATGATGCAGATTCCGCCTAAGGAATATGTTACCTGGAGAATACCGGAAAGAAAAGACCCTTTTCCTGAGATTGAAAACGTTCAAATGAAGGATTTATTATTGATAACATTATTAATTCAGAAAAAAGAAAGCGACACAAAATATACCTCAATTAGATCTAAAGGTCCGGTGAGAATCGATTTTGGAGCATTGTTTTATCATACCGTTTCAGGATATAATGAGCATAATGCTGATAGCAAAATAGATTTGACAGACAATGGCGGAAATTGCAATTGGGTTTTCTTTTTACAGCCAAAATGGTATGAAACTGCAAAATATGTAGATGCAAAATATACTTTGGGTATGAATGGTATCACAGAGAATTCGGTTATTATTTGTAAAAGACAAAAAGTAGCAGAAATCAAAGTAAATAAAAAAGGAGATCAGAAAGATCCCGGTTTCATGTACGAGCCTAAGACTGAGAATAAAGAGAAGGAAAAAGTGAAAGAGAAAGAGTTAGTGGTTTAA
- a CDS encoding type VI secretion system baseplate subunit TssG: MERKSKKSLEVLAYEIENIPYDIRAEVVSNELLESKLVVQDEISISNHGQFSRAYRTDILGAGIQDDNYDKQEYLNIRLSRDSIYDALPEGFVHSLTENNTDKSVNQMIKEHKHQKKQEAEARVFFTPFENEIFHYRTKIESVERNFLYKLNGSKPLDFFYDFWGLLPIYPEILVSKFIQLLPYAYQIVGDIELACQCLSSIIEEKVTYKTTSSKEYSDEGEQIKLGENRLGVDFITGKDYMDYSMNLTIEIGPISNKPYQQYLKNGEIEIFIDCFCEHFFPMEVEVKTVLLINKETEEFNFSKQPVLGYTTRI, encoded by the coding sequence ATGGAAAGAAAAAGTAAAAAAAGTCTTGAAGTACTGGCGTATGAAATAGAAAATATTCCATACGACATCAGAGCCGAAGTTGTGAGTAATGAGCTTCTGGAGAGTAAGCTGGTTGTGCAGGACGAAATTTCGATTTCGAACCATGGTCAGTTCTCACGTGCATATCGAACAGATATTTTAGGAGCAGGGATTCAGGATGATAATTATGATAAGCAGGAATATCTGAATATAAGGTTGTCAAGAGACAGTATTTACGATGCTCTTCCTGAGGGCTTTGTTCATAGTCTGACAGAGAATAACACCGATAAATCTGTAAATCAGATGATAAAGGAGCATAAACACCAGAAAAAGCAGGAAGCAGAAGCCCGTGTTTTTTTTACTCCTTTTGAAAACGAGATTTTTCATTATCGAACAAAGATAGAAAGCGTTGAAAGAAACTTTTTATATAAGCTGAACGGAAGTAAGCCATTGGATTTTTTCTATGATTTCTGGGGATTATTGCCTATTTATCCGGAAATTTTAGTGTCAAAATTTATTCAGCTTTTGCCTTATGCATACCAGATTGTTGGAGATATTGAGCTTGCCTGTCAATGCCTTTCAAGTATTATAGAGGAAAAGGTGACCTATAAAACAACAAGTTCAAAAGAGTATAGTGACGAAGGAGAGCAAATTAAGTTAGGTGAAAACAGATTAGGAGTTGATTTTATTACGGGGAAAGATTATATGGATTATTCTATGAATTTAACCATAGAAATAGGGCCAATCTCCAATAAACCGTATCAGCAATATCTTAAAAACGGAGAGATCGAAATATTTATAGATTGTTTTTGTGAACATTTTTTTCCGATGGAAGTAGAAGTAAAGACAGTTTTATTGATAAATAAAGAAACGGAAGAGTTTAATTTTAGTAAACAACCTGTGTTAGGGTATACAACACGAATTTAG
- a CDS encoding C40 family peptidase, producing MRQIVLMILMMHLFTQCYAQKYISQIPFKYDYSLEVLKKQSKMKETGLKNKTVVNDNSENLSDEVLALKEKYSIILAVMPNKITNYKLYSYIDPWLNTPYKEKSFSKKGIDCSYFLQSLYSDVYKVTLPKDPAGMWKSKSIQIFTGRSFLAEGDLVFFRYDKDHPISDVGLYLHNDRILACTDKGLAIYNFNDEYFQLRYIGAGRINEDGKKK from the coding sequence ATGAGGCAGATTGTTTTAATGATTTTGATGATGCATTTGTTTACGCAATGCTATGCCCAAAAATATATTTCTCAAATTCCTTTTAAATACGATTATTCTTTAGAAGTACTAAAAAAGCAATCGAAAATGAAAGAGACAGGTTTAAAAAACAAAACAGTAGTCAATGATAATTCTGAGAATTTAAGTGACGAAGTACTGGCTCTAAAAGAAAAATACTCCATTATTCTGGCTGTTATGCCAAATAAAATTACCAACTACAAATTATACTCCTATATAGATCCATGGCTTAATACGCCATACAAAGAGAAAAGCTTTTCTAAAAAAGGAATTGACTGCTCTTATTTTTTGCAGTCTCTATATAGTGATGTTTATAAAGTCACACTTCCAAAAGATCCGGCAGGAATGTGGAAGTCAAAATCTATCCAGATTTTTACCGGACGAAGCTTTCTGGCAGAAGGAGATCTTGTTTTTTTTAGATACGATAAGGATCATCCGATATCAGATGTTGGCTTATATCTGCATAATGACCGAATTCTGGCTTGTACAGATAAAGGGTTGGCAATTTATAATTTCAATGATGAATATTTTCAGTTACGATATATAGGCGCAGGACGAATCAACGAAGATGGAAAGAAAAAGTAA
- a CDS encoding PKD domain-containing protein yields the protein MNQKNIDIRVVFFFSVLLLIGIIVFIVQFFNHVDCDDAKFYIFSEHSQSEESIEFYDKTPNAKSWNWDFGDMSENDVRKHTFHIYKKPGKYFVTLTINGNCSHTKEITIKDKYAADKAGTPRIIVPKTITVGQPAYFKSISEDAKTWEWAFGENKGIDETSSNPVYNFITPGEKTITLVINGDFSRVAKKVIYVHPRVIKKTNPLDVNSYEFEKKAEAFALPRGSLKKDPLEEMLQYVPVAPKTKTTKDSVAAITKAPKMSEDQFEILFQKVAEGNKVKDDFSDFLCDDLDIPVVKNDKDLITFSQLCASVKGKKIKIESIRLNKDKQTNCIKGLNINYKVKKYLIWSKD from the coding sequence ATGAATCAAAAGAATATCGATATCAGGGTTGTGTTTTTTTTCTCAGTCCTTTTATTAATTGGAATAATCGTATTTATTGTGCAGTTTTTCAACCATGTAGACTGCGACGACGCTAAATTTTACATCTTTTCAGAGCATTCGCAATCTGAGGAATCCATTGAATTTTATGACAAAACACCAAACGCAAAATCATGGAATTGGGACTTTGGAGACATGTCAGAAAACGATGTCAGAAAACACACTTTTCATATCTATAAAAAACCGGGCAAATACTTTGTTACTTTAACCATAAATGGCAATTGCTCGCACACAAAAGAGATCACAATAAAAGATAAATATGCCGCCGATAAAGCAGGTACTCCGCGCATCATTGTCCCCAAAACTATAACCGTTGGACAGCCGGCTTATTTTAAATCAATATCTGAAGATGCAAAAACCTGGGAGTGGGCATTTGGAGAAAATAAGGGTATAGATGAGACCTCTTCTAATCCGGTTTATAACTTTATAACACCCGGGGAAAAAACAATTACACTGGTCATAAATGGCGATTTTAGCCGTGTTGCCAAAAAAGTTATTTATGTTCATCCAAGAGTTATAAAAAAGACCAATCCGCTGGATGTAAACTCTTATGAGTTTGAGAAAAAAGCAGAAGCTTTTGCACTTCCGCGCGGTTCATTAAAAAAAGATCCACTGGAAGAAATGCTGCAATACGTTCCTGTTGCACCAAAAACAAAGACAACAAAAGACAGTGTAGCTGCAATTACAAAAGCACCTAAAATGTCTGAGGATCAATTTGAAATCCTGTTCCAAAAAGTAGCAGAAGGCAATAAAGTAAAAGATGATTTTTCAGATTTTCTATGCGATGATCTGGATATTCCAGTTGTAAAAAATGACAAAGATTTGATTACTTTTTCGCAATTATGTGCTTCTGTAAAAGGAAAAAAAATAAAAATTGAATCTATTCGTCTAAACAAAGACAAACAAACCAATTGCATTAAAGGACTAAATATCAATTACAAAGTAAAAAAATACCTTATATGGTCTAAAGACTAA
- a CDS encoding AAA family ATPase: MEEEKNVFSTELLSALEIAKKIAKANLNKYYSAAHLLKAILNRDLSLLKRLEAMGKDVYYLDEWAEVRIEEEPKSTQIIDAEPSDIIDEVIKEAESVRIALNEDEISLYAIIVAISSPGVGFNFDQMKSYPISRNELLEDQVVIPLNDNNAKQEVKKGFLSKYCIHKNLEKNKKRILAVGREAELNTIKEILCRFSKPNVLLIGDRGIGKSILIDTLVQNVITNQVPDALNKVQLFELDLSTLIAGASYKGEIEDRLKNCIQELKQYPKAILIIEEIHTLLDKNGGDSGVSNVLKGELAKGLNIIATSTIDEFSKRIEKEQGLSGMFEIVKLEESNDETLFRMIRESIKSYQEHHKIQIDDETISESIRLSRRYLKEKSLPESAINLIDHTMSVLKTSGETFLKEKQAIIDKLTLLKKNDANLTEEQLIKECNWFLTDLINKTTFLIIANEEDENNHFETSESIIRHIEGLIVTLEEKALDKRLHIEPIDLSLIIAKKTGIPVGKLKEEEKQKLNTIDEVLNRRVIGQDHCIATVAGSILESRSGLSKAGQPIASFFFLGPTGTGKTELAKSLAEFLFQDENAIIRFDMSEFKEEHSAALLYGAPPGYVGYEEGGLLVNKIRQKPYSIVLFDEIEKAHPSVFDVFLQIMDEGKLHDRLGKEGDFSNAIILFTSNIGADHIVDTFNSGLIPTSGSLMEIMGNYFRPEFLGRLTEIVPFAPISKENALKIFEIHLKKEFMDLLKNINIKVEIPMEAKLHLAENGYNAKYGARPIKSIIRSHLRRPLAKKIIAGEVKDGDTIKVIIENNEVKWITQEITSIVEN; this comes from the coding sequence ATGGAAGAAGAAAAAAACGTTTTCAGCACTGAACTGTTAAGTGCTCTTGAAATTGCCAAAAAAATTGCTAAAGCCAATTTAAACAAATATTATTCCGCTGCTCATTTACTAAAAGCCATTTTAAACAGGGATTTATCGCTTTTAAAACGCCTTGAGGCAATGGGAAAAGATGTTTACTATCTTGATGAATGGGCAGAAGTTCGAATAGAAGAAGAACCTAAAAGCACCCAAATTATTGATGCTGAACCTAGTGATATTATTGACGAAGTTATAAAAGAAGCTGAATCAGTACGAATTGCACTAAACGAAGATGAAATAAGTCTTTATGCTATTATAGTCGCTATTAGTTCTCCTGGCGTTGGTTTTAATTTTGACCAAATGAAGTCCTATCCTATTTCCAGAAATGAATTACTGGAAGATCAGGTTGTAATTCCTCTGAATGACAATAACGCTAAACAAGAGGTCAAAAAAGGCTTTCTGAGTAAATATTGTATTCATAAAAATCTTGAAAAGAATAAAAAAAGAATACTTGCAGTTGGTCGCGAAGCCGAATTAAATACGATTAAAGAGATTCTTTGCCGGTTTTCTAAACCAAATGTATTACTGATTGGTGATCGTGGTATTGGAAAATCAATCCTGATAGATACTCTCGTGCAAAACGTAATAACCAATCAGGTTCCGGATGCCTTAAACAAAGTGCAGCTTTTTGAGCTGGATTTATCCACATTAATTGCAGGCGCATCTTATAAAGGTGAAATCGAAGACCGTTTAAAAAACTGTATTCAGGAACTCAAACAATATCCAAAAGCAATTCTGATTATTGAAGAAATTCACACCTTATTAGACAAAAATGGCGGAGATTCGGGAGTATCAAATGTGCTTAAAGGTGAACTTGCAAAAGGTTTAAATATAATTGCAACTTCAACAATTGATGAGTTTTCTAAAAGAATTGAAAAGGAACAAGGTCTTTCGGGGATGTTTGAAATTGTAAAACTGGAAGAATCAAACGATGAGACTTTATTCCGAATGATTCGTGAATCGATAAAATCTTATCAGGAACACCATAAAATACAAATTGATGATGAAACGATCTCTGAATCTATCAGACTTTCCAGAAGATATTTAAAAGAAAAAAGTCTTCCGGAATCAGCGATAAACCTGATTGATCATACGATGTCAGTTTTAAAAACATCAGGAGAAACTTTCTTAAAAGAAAAGCAAGCTATTATTGACAAACTTACTCTTTTGAAAAAGAATGATGCAAACCTGACCGAAGAGCAACTAATTAAAGAATGCAACTGGTTCCTTACTGATCTAATAAACAAAACAACCTTTTTAATAATTGCTAATGAAGAAGATGAGAATAACCATTTTGAAACTTCTGAATCAATTATCAGACATATTGAGGGTTTAATTGTTACACTTGAAGAAAAGGCTTTAGATAAACGTTTACATATTGAACCAATTGATTTATCCCTTATTATAGCTAAAAAAACAGGTATTCCAGTCGGAAAATTAAAAGAGGAAGAAAAGCAAAAACTTAATACAATTGACGAAGTTCTTAACCGAAGAGTTATTGGCCAGGATCATTGTATTGCGACTGTTGCCGGATCTATTCTGGAATCAAGATCAGGATTAAGTAAAGCGGGACAGCCTATTGCATCTTTCTTTTTTCTCGGACCAACAGGAACAGGAAAAACGGAATTAGCCAAAAGCTTAGCTGAATTTCTTTTTCAGGACGAAAATGCAATCATACGATTTGACATGTCTGAGTTTAAAGAGGAGCATTCGGCTGCATTACTTTATGGAGCTCCTCCGGGATACGTGGGTTATGAAGAAGGTGGATTATTGGTGAATAAAATCAGGCAGAAACCCTACTCTATTGTATTATTTGACGAAATCGAAAAAGCACATCCTTCTGTTTTTGACGTTTTTCTCCAAATTATGGATGAAGGAAAGCTACACGACCGTTTAGGAAAAGAAGGTGATTTCTCTAACGCCATTATACTTTTTACCTCAAATATTGGTGCAGATCATATTGTTGATACCTTTAATAGTGGCCTTATTCCAACTTCTGGTTCATTGATGGAGATTATGGGTAACTATTTCCGACCTGAATTTTTAGGCCGTTTAACCGAAATTGTACCTTTTGCACCAATCAGTAAAGAAAATGCACTTAAAATATTCGAAATCCACCTTAAAAAAGAGTTCATGGATTTATTGAAAAATATTAACATTAAAGTTGAAATTCCAATGGAAGCGAAACTTCATCTGGCTGAAAATGGCTATAATGCAAAATATGGTGCAAGACCCATTAAAAGTATTATCAGAAGTCATTTAAGAAGACCTTTGGCTAAGAAAATAATTGCCGGTGAAGTTAAAGATGGTGATACAATTAAGGTTATTATTGAAAACAATGAAGTAAAATGGATTACTCAGGAAATAACTTCAATTGTTGAAAATTAA